One window from the genome of Betaproteobacteria bacterium encodes:
- a CDS encoding GNAT family N-acetyltransferase, translated as MPPYELLTGYENMDVNAIHAFLSKTYWSPEIPVQVVDRAARNSMCFGVRLNGEQVAFARVVTDKATFAYLADVYVLEEHRGKGVSRLLLDSVFQHPDLQGLRRFLLATRDAHGLYTRYGFTPLAKPSRMMEAHNPDAYAKPAPGQT; from the coding sequence ATGCCCCCCTACGAATTGCTCACCGGCTACGAAAATATGGACGTGAATGCGATCCACGCCTTCCTGTCGAAGACGTACTGGTCGCCGGAAATCCCTGTCCAGGTCGTCGACCGGGCAGCCAGGAACTCGATGTGCTTCGGTGTCCGCCTGAACGGCGAGCAGGTCGCGTTCGCCCGTGTGGTCACCGACAAGGCAACGTTTGCCTACCTTGCTGATGTGTACGTCCTCGAGGAACACCGAGGCAAGGGCGTGTCCCGGCTGCTGCTCGACTCGGTATTCCAGCATCCCGATCTTCAGGGCCTTCGCCGGTTTCTGCTCGCCACCCGTGACGCGCACGGGCTGTACACCCGGTACGGGTTCACCCCATTGGCAAAGCCGTCACGCATGATGGAGGCGCACAATCCGGATGCCTACGCGAAGCCTGCGCCGGGCCAAACCTGA
- a CDS encoding dihydrofolate reductase family protein yields the protein MSRLRVLSFALSLDGYGAGPNQDLRNPLGVGGPELMEYFLHTRAWRKMHGQDDGETGVDNEMAEQSFAGIGAWILGRNMFGPVRGPWPDESWKGWWGDEPPYHKPVFVLTHHPRAPLKMAGGTEFRFVTEGIHAALEQANAAAGGLDVRLGGGVATVRQYLRAGLVDEVHLAMRPVLLGSGEHLLNGIDMRALGYECAKSVTGERAAHVFLRKHGAAVGR from the coding sequence ATGTCCAGACTTCGCGTCCTGAGCTTCGCGCTTTCCCTCGACGGCTACGGTGCCGGACCGAACCAGGATCTCAGGAACCCCCTGGGGGTCGGCGGGCCCGAGTTGATGGAGTACTTCTTGCACACCCGCGCCTGGCGGAAGATGCACGGCCAGGATGATGGAGAGACAGGCGTCGACAATGAAATGGCAGAGCAGAGCTTTGCCGGTATCGGCGCCTGGATCCTGGGACGCAACATGTTCGGCCCCGTCCGCGGCCCGTGGCCGGACGAAAGCTGGAAGGGCTGGTGGGGCGACGAGCCGCCGTATCACAAGCCCGTCTTCGTGCTGACGCATCACCCGCGGGCTCCCCTCAAGATGGCGGGGGGCACGGAGTTTCGCTTCGTCACCGAAGGCATTCACGCCGCCCTGGAGCAGGCGAACGCTGCGGCGGGCGGCCTCGACGTCCGCCTCGGCGGCGGCGTTGCCACCGTTCGGCAGTATCTGCGCGCCGGCCTGGTCGACGAGGTGCATCTGGCCATGCGGCCCGTGCTGCTCGGCTCCGGGGAGCATCTCCTGAACGGAATCGACATGCGCGCGCTGGGCTACGAATGCGCGAAGTCCGTTACCGGCGAACGCGCGGCCCACGTTTTCCTGCGCAAGCACGGTGCAGCTGTCGGCCGCTGA
- a CDS encoding DUF2087 domain-containing protein — protein MISPVMLRDSALKALKRMLANGPVTAVPKRPADQALLAALAASRFDPEATFPESEVNDGLEAWLETISVPYGIDHVTLRRLVVDTGFLKRTSSGSAYRVNPEKLAELEAIRELEPAQVLAGLRDERRRRKQKSSA, from the coding sequence ATGATTTCGCCCGTCATGCTTCGCGATTCCGCCCTCAAGGCGCTGAAACGAATGCTGGCCAACGGCCCCGTGACCGCGGTGCCGAAGCGCCCGGCCGACCAGGCGCTCCTCGCGGCCCTGGCCGCCTCGCGATTCGACCCTGAGGCGACCTTTCCCGAGAGCGAGGTGAACGACGGTCTCGAGGCCTGGCTCGAAACGATTTCCGTGCCTTATGGAATCGACCACGTGACGCTACGACGGCTCGTGGTCGACACGGGATTCCTCAAGCGCACGAGTTCCGGTTCGGCCTACCGAGTCAACCCGGAAAAGCTTGCGGAACTCGAGGCGATCCGGGAACTCGAGCCCGCGCAAGTGCTGGCCGGGCTTCGCGACGAGCGCCGGCGCCGCAAGCAGAAGAGCAGTGCCTGA
- a CDS encoding DNA-3-methyladenine glycosylase I yields the protein MRCPWCLGSPDYIAYHDREWGRPVHDDRVLFEFLILEGAQAGLSWSTILAKRANYRRLFAEFDPAKVARFTPARVEKLLLDPGIVRNRLKVVGTVKNAKAFLAVQKEFGSFDSFVRGFVGGAPIVNRRKSMRDVPVSTPVSDALSKDLKKRGFTFVGSTITYAFMQAVGLVDDHLVACASHTSRR from the coding sequence ATGCGCTGCCCCTGGTGCCTCGGCTCGCCCGATTACATCGCCTATCACGATCGCGAGTGGGGCCGGCCGGTGCATGACGACCGCGTGCTCTTCGAGTTCCTCATCCTGGAAGGGGCGCAGGCCGGTCTTTCCTGGTCCACCATCCTCGCCAAGCGCGCGAACTACCGGCGGCTCTTCGCGGAGTTCGACCCGGCAAAGGTGGCGCGATTCACGCCCGCGCGAGTGGAAAAGCTCCTTCTCGATCCGGGCATCGTGAGGAATCGCCTCAAGGTCGTGGGCACAGTGAAGAACGCGAAGGCCTTCCTTGCCGTGCAGAAGGAATTCGGCAGCTTCGATTCCTTCGTGCGGGGCTTCGTCGGCGGCGCTCCGATCGTGAACCGCCGCAAGTCTATGCGGGATGTGCCCGTGTCGACTCCGGTGTCCGATGCGCTTTCGAAGGACCTGAAGAAGCGCGGCTTCACGTTCGTGGGCTCCACCATCACGTATGCCTTCATGCAGGCGGTGGGCCTGGTGGACGACCATCTCGTCGCCTGCGCGTCGCACACGTCGCGCCGGTGA
- a CDS encoding glutathione S-transferase family protein — protein MSALRLFGNPFSPFARKVRMVLEFKGLAFEFTDGLHEDNRAALEAVNPRREVPVLVEGATVIANSAHIVAYLEDAYPEPAVLPGAPAERARMRHWERVADTVLDPIVVDVSLWSWAHRTDEPPPGLREAAARDLASLYSALEGTLADGRAFLCGAMSIADIALFPNLYATRAMRLGADAKRFPFTAAWLRQLAALPVFAADLDRLRAWLKALDSSTGFERERIFWRGDRIEWLLANGFHRWFLEEIEQGRVLWPGTCARDAEAPPSPAP, from the coding sequence GTGAGCGCCTTGCGGCTGTTCGGCAATCCCTTCAGTCCCTTCGCACGCAAGGTACGCATGGTCCTGGAATTCAAGGGCCTCGCCTTCGAGTTCACCGACGGGCTGCACGAGGACAATCGCGCCGCCCTCGAGGCGGTGAACCCGCGTCGCGAGGTGCCGGTGCTGGTCGAGGGCGCCACCGTGATCGCCAATTCCGCGCACATCGTGGCCTATCTCGAGGATGCGTACCCGGAGCCCGCGGTCCTTCCCGGCGCGCCGGCCGAAAGGGCGCGGATGCGCCACTGGGAGCGCGTCGCGGACACGGTGCTCGACCCGATCGTGGTGGACGTCTCGCTCTGGAGCTGGGCGCACCGGACGGACGAGCCGCCGCCGGGGCTGCGCGAGGCAGCCGCGCGCGACCTCGCCTCGCTCTACTCGGCGCTCGAAGGAACACTCGCGGATGGCCGCGCGTTCCTGTGCGGCGCGATGTCGATTGCGGATATCGCGCTCTTCCCCAACTTGTACGCGACGCGAGCGATGCGTCTGGGGGCGGACGCCAAGCGGTTTCCGTTCACCGCGGCCTGGCTCAGGCAACTGGCGGCCCTTCCCGTCTTCGCAGCCGACCTCGACCGGCTGCGTGCATGGCTGAAGGCGCTCGATTCCAGCACGGGCTTCGAGCGCGAACGCATCTTCTGGCGCGGCGACCGGATCGAATGGCTGCTCGCGAATGGCTTCCATCGCTGGTTCCTCGAGGAAATCGAGCAGGGCCGCGTCCTGTGGCCCGGGACCTGCGCGCGCGACGCCGAGGCGCCGCCATCGCCTGCCCCGTGA
- a CDS encoding methyltransferase domain-containing protein codes for MAAREWLPSLVPRGNRAGPRPVARDLRARRRGAAIACPVSEPTPQPAGVISSGTLDHYERNAESFLEGTRDHDVTQNIAALLRHIEGAPPFTILDFGCGPGRDLAAFTALGHVAIGLDGAARFVEMARAGTGCEVWRQDFLALDLPQARFDGVFANASLFHVPTADLARVLRQLHATLKPGGVLFSSNPRGTNEEGWNRGRYGAYHDLDAWRAAMTGAGFLELEHYYRPPGLPCEQQPWLASVWRRPVIMGSGSRT; via the coding sequence ATGGCTGCTCGCGAATGGCTTCCATCGCTGGTTCCTCGAGGAAATCGAGCAGGGCCGCGTCCTGTGGCCCGGGACCTGCGCGCGCGACGCCGAGGCGCCGCCATCGCCTGCCCCGTGAGCGAACCGACGCCCCAGCCCGCCGGGGTGATCTCCTCCGGCACGCTCGACCACTACGAGAGGAACGCAGAGAGTTTTCTCGAGGGCACTCGCGACCACGACGTCACCCAGAACATCGCCGCGCTCCTGCGCCACATCGAGGGCGCCCCGCCATTCACGATCCTGGATTTCGGCTGCGGCCCCGGGCGCGACCTGGCCGCCTTCACTGCGCTGGGACACGTGGCCATCGGGCTGGACGGCGCGGCGCGCTTCGTCGAGATGGCGCGCGCCGGGACGGGATGCGAGGTCTGGCGTCAGGACTTCCTCGCGCTCGACCTGCCGCAGGCGCGATTCGACGGCGTGTTCGCCAACGCCTCCCTGTTCCATGTGCCGACCGCGGATCTTGCGCGTGTCCTGCGGCAACTGCACGCGACTCTCAAGCCTGGCGGCGTGCTGTTCAGCTCGAACCCGAGAGGCACGAACGAAGAAGGCTGGAACCGGGGTCGGTACGGCGCCTATCACGACCTGGACGCCTGGCGCGCGGCGATGACCGGCGCCGGCTTCCTCGAACTCGAGCACTACTACCGCCCGCCCGGCCTGCCTTGCGAGCAGCAGCCCTGGCTCGCCAGCGTCTGGCGTCGCCCTGTAATAATGGGGTCAGGTTCGCGAACCTGA
- a CDS encoding MaoC family dehydratase N-terminal domain-containing protein has protein sequence MDRTADGSDFIQNRTYEEIQVGDRAELRRTLRQEDIQLFAIVSGDVNPAHLDPEYAASTPFHEVIAHGLWGGALISSLLGNELPGPGTVYIGQTLRFSRPVKVGDVLTVSVTCTRKVDDNKHVFFDCLCANQDGRKVISGEAEVLAPTEKVRRPRATLPSLSMSAVAAAVT, from the coding sequence ATGGACCGGACTGCCGACGGAAGCGACTTCATCCAGAACCGCACCTACGAAGAGATCCAGGTCGGAGACAGGGCCGAGCTCAGGCGCACGCTGCGCCAGGAGGACATCCAGCTCTTCGCCATCGTGTCCGGCGACGTGAACCCCGCGCACCTGGATCCGGAATACGCCGCCTCGACCCCGTTTCACGAGGTGATCGCGCATGGCCTGTGGGGCGGCGCGCTGATCTCCAGCCTGCTGGGCAACGAGCTGCCCGGCCCGGGAACGGTCTACATCGGGCAGACGCTGCGGTTCTCACGTCCCGTGAAGGTGGGCGACGTGCTGACGGTCTCGGTGACCTGCACCCGCAAGGTAGATGACAACAAGCACGTGTTCTTCGACTGCCTGTGCGCCAACCAGGACGGCAGGAAGGTCATCTCCGGCGAGGCCGAGGTGCTTGCGCCCACCGAGAAGGTCCGCCGCCCGCGCGCGACGTTGCCGTCGCTGTCCATGTCCGCTGTCGCCGCCGCCGTCACCTGA
- a CDS encoding MFS transporter has protein sequence MSAALPATSFRQDATVISLVGFVHSTSHFFHFMIPPLFPWLMAEFGLSFTKVGLAMTVFFVVSGVGQSLAGFVVDRFGALRVLAGGITLLSASGLVLASARNFEMLLVAAMVAGLGNSVFHPADYTLLNRRVSTPRLGHAFSVHGLSGSLGWAASPVLMIAVAGAWGWRASGVAAALVGLAALAILLFNRGLLQDAPLAVADSKHAAGGRLAFLRVPVVWMCFVFFFFTVMAFGILQNFAAPIFERSYGLSLALATSGLTAYLLGSAAGTGTGGFFASQSNTQERNVAVALGVAALCAIALATGMAPAWGIVVLMGIMGFGAGFSGPSRDMLVRRAATSTFGQAAFGRIYGFVYSGIDAGLACAPLLFGPLMDAGRYTQVLWGVAILQTLAIVTALNVGSRSRG, from the coding sequence ATGTCCGCTGCCTTGCCTGCAACCAGTTTTCGCCAAGACGCGACGGTGATTTCGCTCGTGGGGTTCGTCCACAGCACGTCGCATTTCTTCCACTTCATGATCCCGCCGCTGTTCCCCTGGCTCATGGCGGAGTTCGGGCTTTCGTTCACGAAGGTCGGCCTGGCGATGACGGTGTTCTTCGTGGTCTCCGGCGTGGGGCAGTCCCTTGCGGGGTTCGTGGTGGATCGCTTCGGGGCGCTGCGGGTGCTCGCCGGCGGGATTACGCTGCTTTCGGCCTCGGGCCTGGTGCTCGCTTCCGCCAGGAATTTCGAGATGCTGCTCGTGGCGGCCATGGTGGCGGGACTGGGCAACAGCGTCTTTCACCCTGCGGACTACACGCTCCTCAACCGGCGCGTGTCCACGCCACGGCTGGGCCACGCGTTCTCCGTGCACGGTCTCTCGGGGAGCCTCGGATGGGCGGCCTCGCCTGTGCTGATGATCGCCGTGGCGGGCGCGTGGGGATGGCGGGCTTCTGGAGTGGCTGCGGCGCTCGTGGGACTCGCCGCGCTCGCGATCCTGCTGTTCAACCGCGGGCTGTTGCAGGACGCGCCACTTGCGGTCGCGGACTCGAAGCATGCCGCCGGGGGAAGGCTCGCGTTTCTGCGCGTGCCGGTCGTGTGGATGTGTTTCGTTTTCTTCTTCTTCACGGTGATGGCGTTCGGCATCCTGCAGAACTTCGCAGCGCCGATCTTCGAGCGCAGCTACGGCCTGTCGCTCGCGCTCGCCACCTCGGGACTCACCGCCTACCTGCTGGGTTCGGCGGCCGGGACGGGCACCGGGGGGTTCTTCGCCTCGCAGAGCAACACGCAGGAACGAAACGTGGCCGTCGCACTCGGCGTGGCGGCGTTGTGCGCGATCGCGCTCGCCACGGGCATGGCGCCTGCCTGGGGGATCGTGGTCCTCATGGGCATCATGGGGTTCGGCGCAGGATTCTCCGGGCCGTCGCGCGACATGCTCGTGCGCCGCGCGGCCACCAGCACCTTCGGCCAGGCTGCCTTCGGGCGCATTTACGGCTTCGTCTATTCCGGCATCGACGCGGGGCTCGCCTGCGCGCCGCTCCTCTTCGGGCCGCTCATGGACGCGGGGCGCTACACCCAGGTCCTCTGGGGCGTAGCCATCCTGCAAACGCTCGCCATTGTCACGGCCCTCAACGTTGGCTCCCGCTCGCGCGGGTAG
- a CDS encoding DUF1631 family protein: MPPAPADPALLSATRDCLAGQFALAIDEDGAAVVAVLQHQLDHSKDREKLRPLHDGIEALRALKPHFRDKLDAAVRKRIDAKLSPEPDLFSKTARFTASALTLVTEDEVQEEIAVGNTSRRLREATGDELYALNTRLAVVMGVETVDDERSPVNPRVFARALLDVLAEMAPDTVSRLATFAAHDSTLLQAVATAYRDTNAMLASQGVLPDFRRSYGAPQQVPGVHAVSHSGTPDTADPAAIARPAVPRARPAAPPAPVPLAAPAAPPPTSNLFDRLLASASAPESLVTDLVAAVFGRLVADPHLSNAAKTQLVRLQPLVRRSALADRRFFTDPGHPVRGLIDAMAELGTADASRHHVEGRLPEEWLAEETQALLASDRHDPATFAAARDRLAALAQRHDDVLAESDAVVRSVRREEEERAAIRDSALELAHRISAAEITEVSAQFVYPMWRPVLVQAHRSTGLGSTRWNADLQTLDDLLWTLTPRGTADERKRLDELVPSVRDRVWQGLIRAHLPPTQIELRLAEMDHLHAQIRHSPAAVANAITTTAGLGQGITDEVTATLHISNPEILDEGLARGAWFEFTLDDGTHLRARLNWLSPVQGACVFKDPALNRSFAISLADFRAQRDAARVRAVDGPGVALSCIEGALSDRAREFGVDPGPAHSA, encoded by the coding sequence ATGCCCCCTGCGCCCGCCGATCCGGCATTGCTCAGTGCAACCCGTGATTGCCTCGCGGGCCAGTTTGCGCTCGCGATCGACGAGGATGGGGCTGCCGTAGTGGCGGTGCTCCAGCACCAGCTGGACCACTCCAAGGATCGCGAGAAGTTGCGCCCGCTTCACGACGGGATCGAGGCTCTGCGCGCACTGAAGCCGCACTTTCGCGACAAGCTCGATGCCGCGGTCCGCAAGCGCATCGACGCGAAGCTTTCCCCCGAGCCCGACCTGTTTTCGAAAACGGCGCGTTTCACCGCCTCCGCCCTGACCCTCGTCACCGAGGATGAGGTGCAGGAGGAGATCGCCGTGGGCAATACCTCGCGCCGCCTGCGCGAGGCGACGGGTGACGAGCTCTACGCCCTCAACACGCGCCTTGCCGTCGTGATGGGCGTCGAAACGGTGGACGACGAGCGCAGCCCGGTGAATCCTCGCGTGTTCGCCCGCGCCCTTCTCGACGTGCTCGCCGAGATGGCCCCGGACACCGTGTCGCGGCTCGCAACGTTCGCGGCCCACGACTCGACCCTGTTGCAGGCAGTGGCGACTGCCTATCGGGACACCAATGCGATGCTCGCCTCGCAGGGCGTGCTGCCGGATTTCCGGCGCAGCTACGGCGCTCCGCAACAGGTTCCCGGCGTGCACGCCGTCTCGCATTCGGGCACACCCGATACGGCCGACCCCGCCGCCATCGCCCGTCCTGCCGTGCCCCGGGCGCGGCCCGCGGCGCCCCCTGCACCCGTACCTCTTGCCGCCCCGGCGGCGCCTCCGCCCACCTCAAACCTGTTCGACCGGCTGCTGGCCAGCGCCTCCGCCCCGGAATCGCTGGTGACCGACCTCGTGGCCGCGGTTTTCGGCCGCCTCGTCGCCGATCCGCACCTCTCGAATGCCGCGAAGACGCAACTCGTGCGACTGCAGCCCCTGGTGCGCCGGTCCGCTCTCGCGGACCGGCGCTTCTTCACCGACCCGGGCCACCCCGTTCGCGGCCTCATCGACGCCATGGCCGAACTGGGCACCGCGGACGCCTCGCGCCATCACGTCGAGGGCCGGCTTCCGGAAGAATGGCTGGCCGAGGAGACGCAGGCGCTTCTCGCCAGCGATCGGCACGATCCCGCCACGTTCGCCGCGGCCCGCGACCGGCTCGCCGCGCTCGCACAGCGCCACGACGATGTCCTCGCCGAGAGCGACGCCGTGGTGAGATCGGTGCGCCGGGAGGAGGAGGAACGCGCGGCGATCAGGGACTCCGCGCTCGAACTCGCGCACCGCATCTCCGCCGCCGAAATCACGGAGGTGTCCGCGCAGTTCGTCTACCCGATGTGGCGCCCGGTGCTGGTCCAGGCCCACCGCTCCACCGGACTCGGCAGCACGAGATGGAATGCCGATCTCCAGACACTGGACGACCTCCTGTGGACCCTCACGCCGCGGGGCACGGCGGACGAACGCAAGCGCCTCGATGAGCTGGTGCCTTCCGTGCGCGACCGCGTCTGGCAAGGCCTCATCCGCGCGCACCTTCCCCCGACCCAGATCGAGCTGCGGCTGGCGGAAATGGACCACCTGCACGCGCAGATCCGCCACTCGCCCGCTGCGGTAGCGAACGCGATCACGACGACCGCTGGGCTGGGCCAGGGCATCACCGACGAGGTCACGGCCACGCTCCACATCTCCAACCCGGAAATCCTCGACGAGGGCCTCGCGCGCGGCGCGTGGTTCGAGTTCACCCTCGACGACGGAACGCACCTGCGGGCGCGGCTCAACTGGCTGAGCCCCGTGCAGGGCGCATGCGTATTCAAGGACCCGGCGCTCAACCGGTCCTTCGCGATCTCGCTGGCGGACTTCCGCGCCCAGCGCGATGCCGCTCGTGTGCGCGCCGTGGACGGCCCGGGCGTGGCCCTCTCGTGCATCGAAGGGGCCCTCTCGGACCGTGCCCGCGAATTCGGGGTCGACCCCGGTCCCGCGCACTCTGCTTGA
- a CDS encoding tetratricopeptide repeat protein yields the protein MAALILVGAIGTVLYRAGAPSRGADRDSASAPPSAPATYLGASNCTQCHAKEFSAWQGSQHDRAMQPATDATMAGDFANAKFTYAGVTSTFFRRDGKFFVNTDGADGKLADFRISYTFGVEPLQQYLVDFPDGRKQALGIAWDARPKAAGGQRWFHLYPGQKVKAGERLHWTGIDQNWNYQCADCHSTNLRKNFDEKSNTFRTTWTDINVNCEACHGPGSNHVAWARKESDWKRFDAGKGLTVALDERRGMGWIPDAATGSAKRTRPRDSAREIEVCARCHSRRGQFTDAHMAGQPLTDAFRPALLESGLYHADGQMQDEVYNYASFLQSKMNAQGVTCSDCHDPHSQKLRAPGNGVCSQCHATAKFDSAAHHHHLPGSKGAECAACHMPTTTYMGVDPRHDHSMRIPRPDLSPKVGTPNACNGCHKDRKPAWAAAEMAKWFPDRKPGFQDFAEAFAGADRGEPAAIARLITIAANRAEPAIVRASAISRLGRHPGPAALPALRGALDDPDAMVRAAAVSALGGADEATRASVLARMLDDPVRLVRMEAARELAGTSVEKARLESATAEFVAEQTFNADRPESHLALGNLAAARGDFDGALAGYRKALAVDPGFIEAAINLADLYRARGDEKLAEETLRAALRRDPASAGAHHALGLVLVRQKRMPEAITELSRATTLAPADARFAYVYGVALFEGGRKADALRTLDAALARHPYDRDILFAAASYRAGTGDKAGALPYARRLQAVDADNPQVRQFVRTLEGGNPAAQ from the coding sequence GTGGCCGCGCTGATCCTGGTGGGAGCCATCGGCACAGTCCTGTATCGCGCAGGCGCGCCCTCTCGCGGTGCGGACAGGGACTCCGCTTCGGCACCGCCATCGGCCCCGGCCACCTATCTGGGCGCCAGCAACTGCACCCAATGCCACGCGAAGGAATTCTCGGCCTGGCAGGGGTCCCAGCACGATCGCGCGATGCAGCCTGCGACCGACGCGACGATGGCCGGCGACTTCGCGAACGCGAAGTTCACTTACGCCGGCGTCACGTCCACGTTCTTCAGGCGCGACGGGAAGTTCTTCGTCAACACCGACGGCGCGGACGGCAAACTGGCCGACTTCCGCATTTCGTACACCTTTGGCGTGGAGCCGCTGCAGCAGTACCTGGTCGATTTTCCCGACGGGCGCAAGCAGGCGCTGGGCATCGCCTGGGATGCCCGTCCCAAGGCGGCTGGCGGCCAGCGCTGGTTCCACCTTTATCCGGGCCAGAAGGTCAAGGCGGGCGAGCGCCTGCATTGGACCGGCATCGACCAGAACTGGAACTACCAGTGCGCCGATTGCCACTCGACGAACCTGCGCAAGAACTTCGACGAGAAGTCGAACACGTTCAGAACCACCTGGACCGACATCAACGTGAACTGCGAGGCGTGCCACGGCCCGGGCTCGAACCATGTGGCGTGGGCCAGGAAGGAAAGCGACTGGAAGCGATTCGATGCCGGCAAGGGACTCACGGTGGCCCTCGACGAACGACGCGGCATGGGGTGGATCCCGGACGCCGCCACGGGCAGCGCCAAGCGCACGCGACCGCGCGATTCAGCGCGCGAAATCGAGGTCTGCGCGCGCTGCCACTCCCGTCGCGGCCAGTTCACCGACGCACACATGGCCGGCCAGCCCCTGACGGACGCCTTCCGCCCCGCCCTCCTCGAGTCCGGCCTCTACCATGCCGACGGGCAGATGCAGGACGAGGTGTACAACTACGCCTCGTTCCTGCAGAGCAAGATGAATGCGCAGGGCGTCACCTGCTCCGATTGCCACGATCCGCACAGCCAGAAGCTGCGGGCCCCGGGCAATGGCGTCTGCTCGCAGTGCCACGCAACCGCAAAGTTCGATTCCGCCGCGCATCACCATCACCTGCCCGGATCGAAAGGTGCCGAATGCGCGGCGTGCCACATGCCGACCACGACCTACATGGGGGTCGACCCGCGCCACGACCACTCGATGCGCATTCCCCGTCCCGACCTGTCGCCGAAGGTCGGAACGCCGAACGCCTGCAACGGCTGCCACAAGGACAGGAAGCCGGCCTGGGCAGCCGCGGAAATGGCGAAATGGTTTCCGGACCGCAAGCCCGGATTCCAGGACTTCGCCGAGGCGTTTGCCGGCGCCGATCGCGGCGAGCCCGCGGCCATCGCCCGGCTGATCACCATCGCCGCCAATCGCGCCGAGCCCGCGATCGTGCGCGCGAGCGCGATTTCGCGGCTGGGCCGGCATCCCGGGCCGGCGGCGCTTCCCGCCCTGCGGGGCGCTCTCGACGATCCGGACGCCATGGTCCGAGCGGCCGCCGTATCCGCCCTCGGTGGCGCCGATGAAGCGACGCGCGCGAGCGTTCTCGCCCGCATGCTCGACGACCCCGTGCGCCTGGTGCGCATGGAAGCGGCGCGCGAGCTGGCCGGGACCTCCGTGGAAAAGGCAAGACTGGAGAGCGCCACCGCCGAGTTCGTCGCCGAGCAGACCTTCAACGCCGATCGCCCGGAGTCGCACCTGGCGCTCGGCAATCTCGCCGCGGCGCGCGGGGATTTCGACGGCGCACTCGCTGGCTACCGCAAGGCGCTTGCAGTGGATCCCGGCTTCATCGAGGCGGCGATCAATCTCGCCGATCTCTACCGCGCACGGGGCGACGAGAAGCTCGCGGAAGAGACGCTGCGCGCGGCCCTCAGGCGCGATCCCGCATCGGCCGGCGCCCATCACGCGCTCGGGCTGGTCCTCGTGCGGCAGAAGCGCATGCCCGAAGCGATCACCGAGCTGTCCCGCGCCACGACCCTTGCGCCGGCCGATGCGCGCTTTGCCTATGTTTACGGGGTGGCGCTATTCGAAGGCGGCCGGAAGGCGGACGCCTTGCGGACCCTGGATGCGGCGCTGGCGCGCCATCCGTACGACCGCGACATCCTGTTCGCGGCGGCGTCCTATCGCGCGGGGACTGGCGACAAGGCCGGTGCGCTCCCGTATGCGCGCCGCCTGCAGGCGGTCGATGCCGACAACCCGCAGGTCAGGCAGTTCGTGCGCACGCTGGAAGGCGGCAATCCGGCCGCGCAGTAG